A region of Paractinoplanes abujensis DNA encodes the following proteins:
- a CDS encoding ArsR/SmtB family transcription factor has protein sequence MTELDRAVDALRGLAYGSRLHIVALLREGEKTPSVLAASIGAHQSAVAHHLRNLVDAGLLRRRRQGRHLFYSLRDEQTARLVDEVMRYAREH, from the coding sequence ATGACCGAACTGGACCGGGCGGTCGATGCGTTGCGCGGGCTGGCGTACGGGAGCCGGTTGCACATCGTGGCCCTGCTGCGTGAGGGTGAGAAGACTCCGTCCGTGCTGGCCGCCTCGATCGGCGCCCACCAGTCGGCCGTCGCCCACCACCTGCGCAATCTCGTCGACGCGGGGCTGCTGCGCCGGCGCCGGCAGGGCCGTCACCTGTTCTACTCGTTGCGCGACGAGCAGACGGCCCGCCTGGTCGACGAGGTCATGCGCTACGCCCGCGAACACTGA
- a CDS encoding metal ABC transporter permease → MSWWDDALHRATAEVVLAGALGGLIGVQVVLRRLAFFTMALTHATFPGVVAAAIIGVNIVLGGAVAGVVVAFGVAALTRRRGQDAAAATGVLVSAGFALGAALVATQSGFSRDLSSFLVGSILTVSPGDLVTTAVVLAAVAVVLLAGARPLQQIAFDRAGARASGLPLGAWDVVLLLTIEVVVVTLVPAVGTILALSLIVAPAAAARLWSDRLPVITALAVLLGIGSGVAGLWVSARWNVAAGASISLTATGILLLSWLATRLRVLVPA, encoded by the coding sequence ATGAGCTGGTGGGATGACGCGTTGCACCGGGCCACCGCCGAAGTCGTGCTGGCCGGGGCGCTCGGTGGGCTGATCGGGGTGCAGGTCGTGCTGCGCCGGCTGGCGTTCTTCACGATGGCGCTGACCCACGCGACGTTCCCGGGTGTGGTCGCCGCCGCCATCATCGGCGTCAACATCGTGCTGGGCGGAGCGGTGGCCGGGGTGGTCGTGGCGTTCGGCGTGGCCGCCCTGACCCGGCGCCGTGGCCAGGACGCGGCCGCGGCCACGGGGGTGCTGGTGTCGGCCGGGTTCGCGCTCGGCGCGGCGCTGGTCGCGACGCAGAGCGGATTCAGCCGGGACCTGTCGTCGTTCCTGGTCGGCTCGATCCTGACCGTGTCGCCGGGGGACCTCGTGACCACCGCGGTCGTGCTGGCCGCGGTGGCGGTGGTGCTGCTGGCCGGGGCCCGCCCGCTGCAGCAGATCGCGTTCGACCGGGCCGGCGCCCGGGCGTCCGGGTTGCCGCTCGGTGCGTGGGACGTCGTGCTGCTGCTGACCATCGAGGTCGTGGTGGTCACGCTGGTGCCCGCGGTCGGCACGATCCTGGCCCTGTCGCTGATCGTCGCGCCCGCCGCCGCGGCCCGCCTGTGGTCGGACCGGCTGCCGGTCATCACGGCGCTGGCGGTGCTGCTCGGCATCGGCAGCGGGGTGGCCGGGCTGTGGGTGTCGGCGCGCTGGAACGTGGCCGCGGGGGCGAGCATCTCGTTGACGGCGACCGGAATCCTGCTCCTGTCGTGGCTCGCGACGCGGCTGCGGGTCCTGGTGCCGGCATGA
- a CDS encoding metal ABC transporter permease: protein MIEPFQLPFMGRALAEIALLALICGPVSVFVYARRLSFVSDALTHTVFPGVVIGFVAGGLAGVFAGALVAALLTAVVLTVLTRGARVSDDTATAVVLTAMFSIGVVLVSRRSSYTADLTSFLFGRLLTVTPRQLAETAVLAVVVLVGLLIGARVMIFRTFDPAGAAAAGYRIAGIDLWLNVLVALVVVAAVRAVGTILVVALLIVPAAAARMVTDRLAVMAVVGTVLIVGAGYAGLLLSWTASLEYGVALTSASAVVLLLVAAYLLLIPVRLLRRGLSA, encoded by the coding sequence ATGATCGAACCGTTCCAGCTGCCCTTCATGGGGCGGGCGCTGGCCGAGATCGCGCTGCTGGCCCTGATCTGCGGTCCCGTCAGCGTTTTCGTGTACGCCCGTCGTCTGTCGTTCGTGTCCGACGCGCTCACCCACACGGTGTTCCCGGGCGTCGTCATCGGGTTCGTGGCCGGCGGTCTGGCCGGTGTGTTCGCCGGGGCCCTGGTGGCCGCGCTGCTCACCGCCGTCGTGCTGACCGTGCTGACCCGCGGCGCCCGCGTCTCCGACGACACCGCGACGGCCGTCGTGCTGACCGCCATGTTCTCGATCGGTGTCGTGCTGGTCTCGCGCCGGTCCTCCTACACCGCCGATCTGACCTCGTTCCTGTTCGGCCGGCTGCTCACCGTCACGCCGCGGCAGCTGGCCGAGACCGCCGTGCTGGCCGTCGTCGTCCTGGTGGGTCTGCTGATCGGGGCCCGGGTCATGATCTTCCGTACGTTCGACCCGGCGGGCGCGGCCGCGGCCGGTTACCGGATCGCCGGGATCGACCTGTGGCTCAACGTCCTGGTCGCGCTCGTCGTCGTGGCCGCCGTCCGCGCGGTCGGCACGATCCTGGTGGTCGCGCTGCTGATCGTGCCGGCCGCGGCCGCCCGCATGGTGACCGACCGGCTGGCCGTGATGGCCGTCGTGGGCACGGTGCTGATCGTGGGCGCCGGGTATGCGGGCCTGTTGCTGAGCTGGACCGCCTCGCTGGAGTACGGGGTGGCGCTGACTTCGGCCTCCGCGGTGGTGCTGCTGCTCGTGGCCGCCTATCTGCTCCTGATCCCCGTACGGCTGCTGCGGCGCGGACTGAGCGCATGA
- a CDS encoding metal ABC transporter ATP-binding protein — protein sequence MSGTAAETSGTAAETSAAGKATVTAAKAVEYRGVSLGYQGKPALTDVDVTLREGQKLALVGPNGAGKSTLIKSMLGLVDVLQGSAAVFGRDPGAARGRAGYVPQSGSLDADFPISVRRVVMMGRYRRIGWWRPARAVDRKAVADALDRVGLADRATHRFGTLSGGQQQRVLLARAIAAEPGLLLLDEPFNGVDVVSQEAIVRVLRELSAEGTALVVSTHDLTLARELADLVCLLNGRQWAAGPPDETLAGGPLRLTYGISG from the coding sequence ATGAGCGGGACAGCGGCTGAGACGAGCGGGACGGCGGCTGAGACGAGCGCGGCGGGAAAGGCGACGGTCACCGCAGCGAAGGCGGTCGAGTATCGCGGCGTCAGCCTGGGCTATCAGGGCAAGCCGGCCCTGACCGACGTCGACGTCACCCTGCGCGAAGGGCAGAAGCTGGCGCTGGTCGGACCCAACGGTGCCGGGAAGTCGACGCTGATCAAGTCGATGCTGGGGCTGGTCGACGTGCTTCAGGGCAGCGCCGCGGTGTTCGGGCGCGACCCCGGGGCGGCCCGCGGCCGGGCCGGCTACGTGCCCCAGTCGGGCAGCCTCGACGCCGACTTCCCGATCAGTGTCCGCCGCGTCGTGATGATGGGCCGTTACCGCCGGATCGGCTGGTGGCGGCCCGCCCGCGCCGTGGACCGCAAGGCCGTCGCCGACGCGCTCGACCGGGTCGGGCTGGCCGACCGGGCCACCCACCGGTTCGGCACGCTCTCCGGCGGCCAGCAGCAGCGCGTCCTGCTGGCCCGGGCCATCGCCGCCGAGCCGGGCCTGCTGCTGCTGGACGAGCCGTTCAACGGCGTCGACGTGGTGAGCCAGGAAGCGATCGTACGGGTGCTGCGGGAACTGAGCGCCGAAGGCACCGCGCTGGTCGTCAGCACCCACGACCTCACCCTGGCGCGCGAGCTGGCCGACCTGGTCTGCCTGCTCAACGGGCGGCAGTGGGCGGCCGGCCCGCCCGACGAGACGTTGGCGGGCGGGCCGCTGCGCCTGACCTACGGGATAAGCGGATGA
- a CDS encoding metal ABC transporter substrate-binding protein gives MKNRKSLLSIAVVAAGAVVLAGCGSGDEAEAGAAQASAAPKLAVVATTPEVADFVRAIGGDAVSVTQIIKPNVDPHDFEPTPADIKAIAEAKVVVKNGVGLEEWLDRTVEASGFQGEVVDSSVGVKLREGGHEHEEEHAGEEEAEEHEHDPHIWHDPRNAKIMVGNIEKGLAKADPAGAATFAGNLTAYGKELDQLDADNEAAFAGLPAADRKLVTNHDALGYYIDRYKLEFVGSAIPSLDTSAELSARQLSDLVARIKATKTKAIFTESSLPPKTVEAIAQQAGVKVIGGEDALYGDSLGEPGTPEGTYLGAERHNTEVIIAGLSG, from the coding sequence CCGAAGCCGGGGCGGCGCAGGCGAGCGCCGCACCCAAGCTGGCCGTGGTGGCGACCACTCCCGAGGTGGCCGACTTCGTGCGCGCCATCGGGGGCGACGCGGTGTCGGTCACGCAGATCATCAAGCCGAACGTGGACCCGCACGACTTCGAGCCGACTCCGGCTGACATCAAGGCCATCGCCGAGGCCAAGGTTGTCGTCAAGAACGGGGTAGGGCTGGAGGAATGGCTCGACCGGACCGTGGAGGCGTCGGGCTTCCAGGGGGAAGTGGTCGATTCGAGCGTGGGCGTGAAGCTGCGTGAGGGTGGCCACGAGCACGAGGAAGAGCACGCCGGCGAAGAAGAGGCCGAAGAGCACGAGCACGACCCGCACATCTGGCACGACCCGCGCAACGCCAAAATCATGGTGGGCAACATCGAGAAGGGGTTGGCCAAGGCGGATCCGGCCGGCGCGGCGACGTTTGCCGGCAACCTGACCGCGTACGGGAAAGAACTCGATCAGCTGGACGCCGACAACGAGGCCGCGTTCGCCGGGCTGCCGGCGGCCGATCGCAAGCTGGTGACCAATCACGACGCGCTCGGGTACTACATCGATCGGTACAAGCTGGAGTTCGTCGGGTCGGCCATTCCGAGCCTGGACACCTCGGCCGAGTTGTCGGCCCGGCAGCTCAGCGATCTGGTGGCCAGGATCAAGGCGACGAAGACCAAGGCGATCTTCACTGAGAGCTCGCTGCCGCCGAAGACGGTGGAGGCCATCGCGCAGCAGGCCGGCGTGAAGGTCATCGGTGGGGAGGACGCGCTGTACGGCGACAGCCTGGGCGAGCCGGGCACGCCGGAGGGCACGTATCTGGGCGCCGAGCGGCACAACACCGAAGTGATCATCGCCGGCCTGAGCGGCTGA